A genomic stretch from Cloacibacterium caeni includes:
- the hutH gene encoding histidine ammonia-lyase, whose amino-acid sequence MLIYGVDHFTYQDVINIINGKQKANLDKKSKTQIQNSYQNVQKIVKSDKTVYGINTGFGPLCDVKISEDETAQLQENLIISHSVGVGKPIAKELSKIMMVCKIHALTKGFSGISLDVVERLMLMLEKDIIPVVPEQGSVGASGDLAPLSHLVLPLLGLGKVWEGENIVETAQVLEKHQLQPLKLQAKEGLALINGTQFILAHAILGLDKFKYLLDLADVAAAFSIEAYQGSASPFKKELHEIRAYKGSQLVAKRMTKLLKNSENLNYHENCGRVQDPYSMRCVPQVHGASRNAYEHLKSMAETELNSVTDNPIVISDEEAISGGNFHGQLMALPIDYATLAAAELGNISDRRSYLLLEGKYGLPKLLIESSGLNSGFMIPQYTTAALVTENKTLCFPASADSVPTSLGQEDHVSMGSISGRKFNQVLGNLENILAIELMFAAQGLEFRRPLKSSKIIEENYEIIRQKVRKLENDRLIGEDILTIADMVKNRAFKVEI is encoded by the coding sequence ATGTTAATTTACGGAGTAGACCACTTTACTTACCAAGATGTCATCAATATTATCAATGGTAAGCAAAAAGCAAATTTGGATAAAAAATCAAAAACCCAAATCCAGAATTCTTACCAAAATGTTCAAAAGATTGTAAAATCAGATAAAACCGTTTATGGAATTAATACAGGCTTTGGTCCGCTCTGTGATGTGAAAATTTCCGAAGATGAAACTGCACAGTTACAAGAGAATCTTATCATTTCGCATTCTGTAGGAGTAGGAAAGCCAATTGCTAAAGAACTTTCAAAAATTATGATGGTGTGTAAAATTCACGCACTTACAAAAGGATTTTCGGGGATTTCTTTAGATGTTGTAGAACGATTGATGCTCATGCTAGAAAAAGACATTATTCCTGTAGTTCCGGAGCAAGGTTCAGTTGGCGCAAGTGGAGATTTAGCACCACTTTCTCATTTGGTTTTACCACTTTTAGGTTTAGGAAAAGTCTGGGAAGGCGAAAATATAGTAGAAACTGCCCAAGTTTTAGAAAAACATCAATTACAACCTCTAAAATTACAAGCCAAAGAAGGTTTAGCACTAATTAATGGAACTCAATTTATCTTAGCACATGCAATTTTAGGCTTAGATAAATTTAAATACTTATTAGATTTAGCAGATGTAGCCGCTGCTTTTTCGATTGAAGCATATCAAGGTTCTGCAAGTCCTTTTAAGAAAGAATTGCATGAAATTAGAGCATACAAAGGAAGTCAATTGGTGGCGAAAAGAATGACCAAACTGCTCAAAAATTCTGAAAATTTAAACTACCACGAAAATTGCGGTAGAGTGCAAGACCCGTATTCTATGCGTTGTGTTCCGCAAGTTCACGGTGCGAGTAGAAATGCTTATGAACACCTAAAATCTATGGCAGAAACAGAACTGAATTCTGTAACGGATAACCCGATTGTAATTTCTGATGAAGAAGCCATTTCTGGAGGGAATTTCCATGGTCAATTAATGGCTTTACCCATTGATTATGCAACTTTAGCAGCTGCAGAATTAGGGAATATTTCTGATAGAAGAAGTTATCTTTTACTCGAAGGAAAATATGGTTTGCCAAAATTACTCATCGAAAGTTCTGGTCTTAATTCAGGATTTATGATTCCGCAATATACTACTGCAGCGTTGGTTACCGAAAATAAAACGCTTTGTTTCCCAGCTTCGGCAGATTCTGTTCCTACAAGTTTGGGACAAGAAGACCACGTTTCTATGGGAAGTATTTCTGGTAGAAAATTCAATCAAGTTTTAGGGAATTTAGAAAATATTTTAGCGATAGAACTCATGTTTGCAGCGCAAGGTTTAGAATTCCGCAGACCGCTGAAATCTTCTAAAATTATCGAAGAAAATTACGAAATCATCCGTCAAAAAGTAAGAAAGCTAGAAAACGATAGATTAATCGGCGAAGATATTCTTACCATTGCAGACATGGTGAAAAATAGAGCATTTAAAGTGGAGATTTAA
- a CDS encoding NTF2 fold immunity protein, with translation MKNVWILFLFILAFSCNKEKALNQSFEKIKLSDKEILKEINDCKLFAIDKEKEINDEVSAISVAEPILFSSYGKENILKQRPYKIGKVQNYWVIYGSHPKPHIGGVFEIIINSKTGRIVKVTHGE, from the coding sequence ATGAAAAACGTTTGGATTTTATTTCTTTTTATATTAGCTTTTTCCTGCAATAAGGAAAAAGCATTAAATCAGTCATTTGAAAAAATTAAACTTTCAGACAAAGAAATTTTGAAAGAAATCAATGATTGTAAACTGTTTGCAATTGATAAAGAAAAAGAAATTAATGATGAGGTTTCTGCAATTTCTGTAGCAGAACCCATTTTATTTTCAAGTTATGGTAAAGAAAATATTTTGAAACAAAGACCTTATAAAATTGGAAAAGTTCAAAATTATTGGGTAATTTATGGAAGTCATCCAAAACCACATATTGGTGGTGTTTTTGAAATTATTATTAATTCAAAAACTGGGCGAATAGTTAAGGTTACTCATGGAGAGTAA
- the ygiD gene encoding 4,5-DOPA-extradiol-dioxygenase, with protein sequence MNINVLEYISEQLPKSEKMPVLFLGHGSPMNAIEENQFVRGFREISKKIPTPNAILCISAHWYTKGTYVTSGEMQKTIHDFYGFPQELFEVEYPAKGNPELAKETAELLAPTSVIETDSWGLDHGAWSVIKHLYPAANIPVIQMSIDYTQPAQYHFDLAKKLQKLREKGILIIGSGNVIHNLRMIDWKNINTVGAGWDWAIEARAKTNEWILDGNFQNLIHFEKQGTALQNAIPTPDHYLPLIYTLGLKEKNDNISLFNDELIGGSLSMTSVYID encoded by the coding sequence ATGAATATCAACGTACTAGAATACATTTCTGAACAATTGCCCAAAAGTGAAAAAATGCCGGTTCTGTTTTTAGGACATGGTTCGCCGATGAATGCAATAGAAGAAAACCAATTTGTGAGAGGATTTAGAGAAATTTCTAAAAAAATTCCTACTCCCAATGCTATTTTGTGTATTTCTGCACATTGGTACACCAAAGGAACTTATGTAACTTCGGGAGAAATGCAGAAAACAATTCATGATTTTTATGGATTCCCGCAAGAACTTTTCGAGGTAGAATATCCTGCAAAAGGAAATCCTGAATTGGCGAAAGAAACAGCAGAACTTTTGGCACCAACTTCAGTTATAGAAACCGATAGTTGGGGACTAGATCATGGAGCGTGGAGCGTAATTAAACATTTGTATCCCGCAGCAAATATTCCAGTAATCCAGATGAGTATAGATTACACGCAGCCTGCTCAATATCATTTTGATTTGGCTAAAAAATTACAAAAATTAAGAGAAAAAGGAATTCTGATTATCGGAAGTGGAAACGTAATTCACAATCTAAGAATGATTGACTGGAAGAACATCAATACCGTTGGTGCTGGTTGGGACTGGGCAATAGAAGCGAGAGCCAAAACGAATGAATGGATTCTTGATGGAAATTTTCAGAATTTAATTCATTTTGAAAAACAAGGAACGGCACTGCAAAATGCAATTCCTACTCCTGATCATTATTTACCACTGATTTATACGCTTGGTCTGAAAGAAAAAAACGACAATATATCACTTTTTAACGACGAACTCATTGGTGGAAGTCTAAGCATGACGAGTGTTTACATAGACTAA
- a CDS encoding YceI family protein produces MATKWNLDTTHSEITFKVRHMMISNVKGAFNTFTAEVEAEDDTFKNAKVSATIQTDSIDTNNADRDTHLKSADFFNAEQNPTITFESASLADDVTGHLTINGVTKPVQLEVEFGGINQDPWGNTKAGFTFEGKIKRSDFGLNWNAALETGGVLVSDEVKIAGELQFVKG; encoded by the coding sequence ATGGCAACAAAATGGAACTTAGACACTACGCACAGTGAAATTACCTTCAAAGTAAGACACATGATGATTTCTAACGTAAAAGGAGCTTTCAACACTTTTACTGCAGAAGTAGAAGCAGAAGATGATACTTTTAAAAATGCAAAGGTAAGCGCGACTATCCAAACAGATTCTATTGACACAAATAATGCAGATAGAGATACTCACTTGAAAAGTGCAGATTTTTTCAACGCTGAACAAAACCCAACCATTACTTTCGAAAGTGCTTCTTTAGCTGATGATGTAACAGGACATTTAACTATTAACGGAGTTACTAAACCTGTACAATTAGAAGTTGAATTTGGTGGAATCAACCAAGATCCTTGGGGAAATACTAAAGCTGGATTTACTTTTGAAGGAAAAATTAAAAGAAGTGATTTCGGTCTAAACTGGAATGCAGCCTTAGAAACTGGCGGTGTTTTAGTAAGCGATGAAGTAAAAATCGCTGGAGAATTACAATTCGTAAAAGGATAA
- a CDS encoding TIGR03915 family putative DNA repair protein, translating to MTTLLYDSTFEGLMTTVFEVFEYKYDVVEIVAQQNYSQENFFAETHDVITNFTKSDRVLKKLEENFGKEGISQLMMVYLSERKDLERLILSAVRHSIKHPKQNILQNFGNDDILEISKICRSVSRERHRMLAFVRFELLQDEVYFAKIEPDFNVLPLIRKHFKERYADQKWMIFDLKRHYGIFYDLKEVHFFTPDSSQLQNFRNSEQFHHEEEKKYQTLWQRYFVKTGIPERKNMKLHIQWVPKRYWKYLTEKF from the coding sequence ATGACCACCTTACTCTACGATTCCACTTTTGAAGGATTAATGACGACTGTATTTGAAGTTTTCGAGTACAAATATGATGTGGTGGAAATTGTTGCTCAACAAAATTACAGTCAAGAGAATTTCTTCGCAGAAACACACGATGTCATTACTAATTTTACCAAATCTGACCGAGTTCTGAAAAAATTGGAAGAAAATTTCGGCAAAGAAGGCATTTCTCAACTCATGATGGTTTATTTGTCGGAGAGAAAAGACTTAGAACGATTAATTTTAAGCGCAGTTCGGCATTCTATAAAACATCCGAAGCAAAATATTTTACAAAATTTCGGGAATGATGACATTCTAGAAATTTCTAAAATTTGCAGAAGCGTAAGTAGAGAACGACACAGAATGCTGGCTTTTGTACGATTTGAATTACTGCAAGACGAAGTTTATTTTGCCAAAATAGAACCTGACTTTAATGTTTTACCACTTATCAGAAAACACTTTAAAGAAAGATACGCTGACCAAAAATGGATGATTTTCGATTTGAAAAGGCATTATGGAATTTTCTACGATTTAAAAGAAGTCCATTTTTTCACGCCTGATTCTTCTCAATTACAAAATTTTAGAAATTCTGAACAATTCCATCACGAGGAAGAGAAAAAATACCAAACACTTTGGCAACGTTACTTTGTAAAAACAGGAATTCCTGAACGAAAAAACATGAAACTCCATATTCAATGGGTTCCGAAACGTTATTGGAAATATCTGACGGAGAAGTTTTAG
- a CDS encoding putative DNA modification/repair radical SAM protein: MNFDRIKEKLEILADAAKYDVSCSSSGGNRKNKGGLGNSHTAGICHSFTEDGRCISLLKILLTNHCIYDCLYCVSRKSNDIKRAAFTVEEVVDLTMNFYRRNYIEGLFLSSGIFKNADFTMERLVRIAKKLREEHNFNGYIHLKTIPGASDELIREAGLYADRLSINLEIPTESGLKLLAPEKSHQDMIKPMGFIKNALTVYQEERKIFRKVPKFAPAGQSTQMIVGATNETDLKIIHVAKHFYQNYNMKRVYYSGYVPVLEDKNLPSIHAQVPMQRENRLYQADWLMRFYGFDANEILDKNHPFLDLGVDPKLAWALRNREKFPVNINTAPKEMLLRIPGVGVTSVNKILMARKFQKLNLEHLKKMGVATNRAKYFIEFESQNIFNRLIDEQNFRQIIVNGMKSKWQNPFSEQLSLF; encoded by the coding sequence ATGAATTTCGACAGAATAAAAGAAAAATTAGAAATCCTTGCAGACGCTGCTAAATACGACGTTTCCTGCTCTTCGAGTGGTGGAAATCGTAAAAACAAAGGCGGATTAGGCAATAGTCATACTGCGGGAATTTGTCACTCCTTTACTGAAGATGGCAGATGTATTTCTTTGCTCAAAATTCTCTTAACCAATCATTGCATTTACGACTGTTTATATTGTGTTTCCAGAAAATCAAACGACATAAAGCGGGCAGCTTTCACGGTGGAAGAAGTGGTAGACCTTACGATGAATTTTTATCGCAGAAATTACATTGAAGGCTTGTTTTTAAGCTCTGGAATTTTTAAAAATGCAGATTTCACCATGGAACGATTGGTGAGAATTGCCAAAAAACTGAGAGAAGAGCACAACTTCAATGGTTATATTCACCTGAAAACCATTCCTGGCGCAAGTGATGAACTAATTAGAGAAGCTGGTCTGTATGCAGACAGACTTTCCATTAATTTGGAAATCCCTACAGAATCTGGTTTAAAACTTCTCGCTCCCGAAAAATCTCATCAAGACATGATAAAACCGATGGGTTTTATTAAAAATGCTTTAACGGTTTATCAAGAAGAAAGAAAAATTTTCAGAAAAGTTCCAAAATTCGCTCCAGCTGGTCAATCCACACAGATGATTGTAGGCGCAACCAATGAAACCGACCTGAAAATTATTCATGTAGCCAAACATTTTTATCAAAATTACAACATGAAGCGGGTGTACTATTCTGGTTACGTTCCTGTTTTAGAAGATAAAAATTTACCTTCCATTCATGCACAAGTTCCGATGCAAAGGGAAAACCGACTGTATCAAGCAGATTGGTTGATGCGGTTTTACGGTTTTGATGCCAATGAAATTTTAGACAAAAACCATCCGTTTTTAGATTTAGGAGTAGACCCAAAATTAGCTTGGGCGCTAAGAAACAGAGAAAAGTTCCCTGTAAATATCAATACCGCTCCGAAAGAAATGCTACTAAGAATTCCTGGAGTGGGTGTAACTTCTGTAAATAAAATTCTGATGGCGAGAAAATTTCAGAAACTGAATTTAGAGCACCTCAAAAAAATGGGCGTTGCAACCAACAGAGCCAAATACTTTATAGAATTTGAAAGTCAAAATATTTTCAACCGACTGATTGATGAGCAAAATTTCAGACAAATCATTGTAAACGGCATGAAATCTAAATGGCAAAATCCGTTTTCGGAGCAATTGAGTTTGTTTTAA
- a CDS encoding helix-turn-helix domain-containing protein, with amino-acid sequence MSSESDFIKTVFGLKLRQQRQKRNWSLQDLADKTKLSKSYLNEIENGKKYPKHDKIIQLADVLNCKFDDLVSTKLDKNLAPFSEILQSDFFKEVPLELFGINKNTLINIISEAPKKVTAFINTLIEISQNYNLGKERFYFAVVRSFQELYDNHFPDIEKTAQDFAFENNLKLGKNIDIEHLEKILTENFGYEIKSENFENHGTLNNLRSLYIPEKNLLLLNQLLDENQKTFIFAKEIGFNVLKLTPRPNTYSWLDFTSFEELLSNFYASYFAGCILIPKDELIEKTEEFFDEPDFNSQKFDELIAHFTNSPETFYYRLTNLLSAEFGIKDLFYLCFVKKKNTDKVQILKELHLNQQQAPHGNATNEHYCRRWVAIKNLKELKENETATSAQISHYKDSGLSYLVISTSHRNPFSDGTNRSYCLGILLNSNSLKKIKFAKNDSIKSEDVGVTCETCSISDCEVRKAPPTRLEKEHFNESMKKAIAKIRKEVL; translated from the coding sequence ATGAGTAGCGAAAGTGATTTTATCAAGACCGTTTTTGGTTTAAAACTGAGACAACAGAGACAAAAAAGAAATTGGTCTTTGCAAGATTTAGCAGACAAAACCAAACTTTCTAAATCTTATCTCAACGAAATAGAAAACGGAAAAAAATATCCTAAACATGATAAAATCATTCAGTTAGCTGATGTATTGAATTGTAAATTTGACGATCTAGTCTCTACCAAATTGGACAAAAACCTAGCTCCTTTTAGTGAGATTTTACAAAGTGATTTCTTCAAAGAAGTTCCTCTAGAACTTTTTGGAATCAATAAGAATACACTCATTAATATCATCAGTGAAGCTCCTAAAAAAGTAACTGCATTTATCAACACTTTAATTGAAATTTCCCAAAATTACAATCTCGGAAAAGAGCGTTTTTACTTCGCCGTGGTGAGAAGTTTTCAAGAATTATACGACAATCATTTTCCAGATATTGAAAAAACGGCTCAAGATTTCGCTTTTGAAAACAATTTAAAACTCGGAAAAAATATAGACATTGAACATTTAGAAAAAATTCTTACCGAAAATTTCGGCTACGAAATAAAATCTGAAAATTTTGAAAATCACGGAACACTCAACAATCTTCGTTCGCTTTACATTCCGGAGAAAAACCTACTTCTCTTGAATCAACTTTTAGACGAAAATCAAAAAACCTTCATCTTCGCAAAAGAAATTGGTTTCAATGTTTTAAAACTAACACCAAGACCTAACACCTATTCTTGGTTAGATTTTACGAGTTTCGAAGAATTATTGAGTAATTTCTACGCTTCTTATTTTGCAGGTTGTATTCTGATTCCAAAAGATGAATTGATTGAAAAAACAGAAGAATTCTTTGACGAACCAGACTTTAATTCTCAAAAATTCGATGAATTAATTGCCCATTTCACCAATTCTCCTGAAACTTTTTATTACCGATTAACCAATTTACTTTCAGCCGAATTCGGAATAAAAGATTTATTTTATTTATGTTTCGTCAAAAAGAAAAACACAGATAAAGTGCAAATCCTCAAGGAATTACACCTAAATCAACAACAAGCTCCGCACGGAAACGCTACCAATGAACATTATTGCAGACGTTGGGTTGCCATTAAAAATCTAAAAGAACTGAAAGAAAATGAGACCGCCACTTCTGCACAAATTTCTCATTACAAAGATTCTGGACTGAGCTATCTGGTCATTTCTACCTCGCACAGAAATCCATTTTCAGACGGAACCAACAGAAGTTACTGCTTGGGAATTTTATTGAATTCTAATTCTTTAAAAAAAATAAAATTTGCAAAAAACGACAGCATTAAATCTGAAGATGTAGGCGTAACCTGCGAAACTTGTAGCATCTCTGATTGCGAAGTAAGAAAAGCACCTCCAACACGATTAGAAAAAGAACACTTCAATGAAAGCATGAAAAAAGCGATTGCAAAAATCAGAAAAGAAGTGCTCTAA
- the aceB gene encoding malate synthase A, with protein MESNFKITATHHYPEIFSEELVKFLIHLHKKFNQDRLELLSARKMVQQKIDEGVFPKFPEETSGIREENWVCSRLPKDLQDRRVEITGPVDRKMIINALNSGASTFMADFEDSNSPTWENCMEGQINLSDAINRTIDFVNEEGKAYQLGEKLAVLLVRPRGLHLDEKNIMINGEKASGSLIDFGIYFFRNAKRLLENGSGPYFYLPKLEHYKEARWWNEIFNFSQNYLGISQGTIKATVLIETITASFQLDEILYELKEHSSGLNCGRWDYIFSYIKKFRNHKEFLVPGRDQVTMTSPFMSAYSKRVIQVCHKRGVHAMGGMAAQIPVKNNEEENELAYAKVRADKEREVKNGHDGTWVAHPGLVPVAKQIFDEFMPTPNQIDKKHEEYQISEADLLEVPKGDISEKGVRKNINVGILYIESWLMGIGAAALYNLMEDAATAEISRTQVWQWLKNQAKLNDGRTLTQEMVLKFEKEELENIKKYVGKNRFEKGKFDLATKLFNELVFDENFEDFLTLKAYPFI; from the coding sequence ATGGAGTCTAATTTTAAAATCACAGCCACTCATCATTATCCCGAAATTTTCTCGGAAGAATTGGTGAAATTTTTGATTCACTTGCATAAAAAATTTAATCAAGACAGATTAGAATTGTTGTCTGCAAGGAAGATGGTGCAACAAAAAATAGATGAAGGAGTTTTTCCAAAATTTCCAGAAGAAACTTCAGGAATTAGAGAAGAAAATTGGGTGTGCAGCAGATTGCCAAAAGATTTACAGGATAGAAGGGTAGAAATCACAGGTCCTGTTGATAGAAAAATGATTATCAATGCTTTAAATTCTGGAGCGTCTACTTTTATGGCAGATTTCGAAGACTCTAATTCGCCGACTTGGGAAAATTGTATGGAAGGACAAATTAATCTTTCTGATGCCATCAATAGAACCATAGATTTTGTAAACGAAGAAGGAAAAGCATACCAATTGGGAGAAAAATTAGCGGTGCTTTTGGTAAGACCTCGTGGTTTACATTTAGACGAAAAAAATATAATGATAAATGGAGAAAAAGCTTCTGGTTCACTGATTGATTTCGGGATTTATTTTTTCAGAAATGCGAAAAGATTATTAGAAAACGGCAGTGGTCCTTACTTTTATTTACCAAAATTAGAGCACTATAAAGAAGCACGATGGTGGAATGAGATCTTCAATTTCTCACAAAATTATTTAGGTATTTCTCAAGGTACTATTAAGGCCACAGTTCTCATCGAAACCATTACTGCTTCTTTTCAGCTCGATGAAATTTTATACGAACTCAAAGAACACAGTTCTGGACTCAATTGTGGTAGATGGGATTACATTTTCTCTTACATCAAAAAATTCAGAAATCACAAGGAATTTTTAGTTCCAGGCAGAGATCAAGTGACCATGACTTCGCCTTTTATGAGTGCCTATTCTAAACGAGTGATTCAGGTTTGTCATAAGCGTGGAGTTCATGCAATGGGAGGAATGGCAGCACAAATTCCCGTAAAAAATAATGAAGAGGAAAACGAATTGGCATATGCAAAAGTTCGCGCAGACAAAGAGCGTGAAGTGAAAAACGGTCACGATGGAACTTGGGTAGCACATCCTGGTTTGGTTCCTGTAGCGAAGCAAATTTTTGATGAATTTATGCCTACTCCAAATCAAATAGATAAGAAACACGAAGAATATCAAATTTCTGAAGCAGATTTGTTAGAAGTTCCGAAAGGTGATATTTCTGAAAAAGGCGTGCGAAAAAACATTAACGTAGGAATTCTTTATATAGAATCTTGGTTGATGGGAATTGGAGCAGCTGCATTGTATAATTTAATGGAAGATGCTGCAACTGCTGAAATTTCTAGAACTCAAGTTTGGCAATGGCTAAAAAATCAAGCAAAACTGAATGATGGAAGAACATTGACCCAAGAAATGGTTCTGAAATTTGAGAAAGAAGAACTCGAAAATATCAAAAAATATGTGGGCAAAAATCGTTTCGAAAAAGGAAAATTTGATTTAGCAACAAAACTCTTTAATGAGTTGGTTTTCGATGAAAATTTTGAAGATTTTTTAACCTTAAAAGCGTATCCGTTTATCTAG
- the aceA gene encoding isocitrate lyase, with product MNRQEQIQALEKEWRENPRWSGITRPYSAEEVLKLRGKYKLDYTIATQMSELLWKKLNSQDFVAGLGALTGNQAVQEVDAGLEAIYLSGWQVAADANLSGEMYPDQSLYPANSVPAVVKKINNALLRADQIQSVNGGDEKDYLVPIVADAEAGFGGNLNAFELMKQMIESGAAGVHFEDQLSSAKKCGHLGGKVLVPTQEAINKLIAARLAADVCGVPTVLVARTDADAADLLTSDIDERDHKFVTGERTSEGFFQVKCGVEQGIDRGLSYAPYADLIWMETSNPDLEYARKFAEGIHAKFPGKMLAYNCSPSFNWAAKLTVPEMETFREELAKMGYKFQFITLAGFHALNTAMFELALAYKERGMAGYSELQEREFALQAKGFRAVKHQSFVGTGYFDAVQTTVTSGNVSTTALAGSTETEQFH from the coding sequence ATGAACAGACAAGAACAAATCCAAGCGCTCGAAAAAGAATGGAGAGAAAATCCAAGATGGAGCGGAATTACAAGACCTTATTCGGCTGAAGAAGTTTTAAAACTCAGAGGAAAATACAAGTTAGATTATACCATTGCTACTCAAATGTCTGAGTTGCTTTGGAAAAAGCTAAACAGTCAAGATTTTGTTGCTGGATTAGGAGCCTTAACAGGAAATCAGGCGGTTCAGGAAGTTGACGCAGGTTTAGAAGCGATTTATCTTTCTGGTTGGCAAGTTGCCGCAGATGCGAATCTTTCTGGAGAAATGTATCCTGACCAATCGCTTTATCCTGCAAATTCGGTTCCTGCAGTGGTAAAAAAAATCAATAATGCGCTTTTGAGAGCAGACCAAATTCAGTCTGTAAATGGAGGTGATGAAAAAGATTATTTGGTTCCAATTGTTGCCGATGCAGAAGCTGGTTTTGGTGGAAATTTGAATGCTTTTGAATTGATGAAACAAATGATAGAATCTGGTGCAGCTGGTGTTCACTTCGAAGATCAATTGTCTTCTGCTAAAAAATGTGGGCATCTTGGAGGGAAAGTTCTCGTTCCTACTCAAGAAGCGATTAATAAACTGATTGCGGCAAGATTAGCAGCCGATGTTTGCGGAGTTCCTACTGTTTTGGTAGCAAGAACTGATGCTGATGCAGCAGATTTATTGACTTCTGATATTGATGAAAGAGACCATAAATTTGTAACTGGCGAAAGAACTTCTGAAGGTTTTTTCCAAGTAAAATGTGGAGTAGAACAAGGTATTGATCGTGGACTTTCTTACGCTCCTTATGCAGATTTAATTTGGATGGAAACTTCTAACCCAGATTTAGAATATGCGAGAAAATTTGCAGAAGGAATTCATGCGAAATTCCCAGGTAAAATGTTGGCTTACAACTGTTCACCTTCTTTCAACTGGGCAGCGAAATTAACCGTTCCTGAAATGGAAACATTCCGTGAAGAATTAGCAAAAATGGGATACAAATTCCAATTTATTACTTTGGCAGGTTTCCACGCTTTGAATACTGCAATGTTCGAATTGGCATTGGCTTACAAAGAAAGAGGAATGGCAGGTTACAGCGAATTGCAAGAAAGAGAATTTGCATTACAAGCCAAAGGTTTCCGTGCAGTGAAACACCAAAGTTTCGTAGGAACTGGTTATTTTGATGCAGTTCAAACTACTGTTACTTCTGGAAATGTTTCTACTACAGCTTTAGCTGGTTCTACGGAAACGGAGCAATTCCATTAA
- a CDS encoding DUF1829 domain-containing protein, which translates to MTWVNKYVKEYYDWLKEKTFIQEDSNNDWAVINTPFIGAFNDGIDIYAKIFGDKVRLSDNGETFNNLELLGVNIQGSKNRRSILDSILLNYGLKEENDELVIDSKLENFSQSKHNFLAGILEINDLYYLSKANVNSIFKEDVRNYLDEKQIIFTPDFISKGETGLEFTFDFQLAKRNSETVIKSFNSISKSNLPSFLFAWEDIKPVREKITKKEVNAIAIINDINKDIKLEFLEALESKHAKYILWSEKDEEKNIELLNSA; encoded by the coding sequence TTGACTTGGGTAAATAAATATGTAAAAGAATATTACGATTGGTTAAAAGAAAAAACTTTTATCCAAGAAGATTCTAATAATGATTGGGCAGTCATAAACACTCCATTTATTGGAGCTTTTAATGATGGCATAGATATTTATGCAAAAATTTTTGGAGATAAGGTTCGATTAAGCGATAATGGTGAAACCTTTAATAATTTAGAACTTTTAGGAGTGAATATTCAAGGTTCAAAAAATCGCAGATCCATTTTAGATTCTATTCTATTAAATTATGGTTTAAAAGAAGAGAATGATGAATTAGTAATAGATTCAAAATTAGAAAACTTTTCTCAATCCAAACATAATTTTTTAGCAGGAATTTTAGAAATAAATGACTTATACTATTTATCAAAAGCTAATGTTAATTCAATTTTCAAAGAAGATGTTAGAAATTATTTAGATGAAAAACAAATCATTTTTACACCTGATTTCATTTCAAAAGGAGAAACAGGATTAGAATTTACTTTTGATTTCCAATTAGCAAAAAGAAATTCAGAGACTGTTATTAAATCTTTTAATTCTATAAGTAAAAGTAACTTACCTAGTTTTTTATTTGCATGGGAAGATATAAAACCTGTTAGAGAAAAAATCACTAAAAAAGAAGTTAATGCAATAGCAATAATTAATGACATAAATAAAGATATAAAATTAGAATTTTTAGAAGCTCTAGAATCAAAACATGCTAAATATATTCTTTGGTCTGAAAAAGATGAAGAAAAAAACATTGAATTATTAAACTCTGCATAA